The Cronobacter sakazakii genome has a window encoding:
- a CDS encoding zinc ribbon domain-containing protein, with product MELRCPNCQHELEQSERGAHCYACHQDYQVEARCPECHQPLEVLKACGAVDYFCRNGHGLISRKRVEFTLQAH from the coding sequence GTGGAATTACGTTGTCCGAACTGTCAGCACGAGCTTGAACAAAGCGAGCGCGGCGCGCATTGCTATGCATGTCATCAGGATTACCAGGTCGAGGCGCGCTGCCCGGAGTGCCATCAGCCCCTGGAAGTGCTGAAAGCGTGTGGTGCGGTGGACTATTTCTGCCGTAACGGCCACGGTCTCATTTCCCGTAAACGCGTGGAATTTACGCTGCAGGCGCACTAG
- a CDS encoding protealysin inhibitor emfourin codes for MDLPDLTDDAVVELAREGGVAYMPRLAGQRRIAVAELNAQQRQRLIDILHQALPQAFPPGQSDSPGGGDQRYFRIQILWTQHNQAGYADIVLLVPENAAPEGLRELWKRGEDCICD; via the coding sequence ATGGATTTGCCAGATCTGACGGATGACGCCGTCGTGGAGCTGGCGCGTGAAGGCGGCGTGGCGTATATGCCACGCCTGGCCGGTCAGCGGCGTATCGCCGTCGCTGAGTTAAACGCCCAGCAGCGTCAACGGCTTATCGATATTCTGCACCAGGCTCTGCCACAGGCGTTTCCGCCCGGACAGTCCGATTCGCCCGGGGGCGGCGATCAGCGCTACTTCCGCATCCAGATCCTCTGGACGCAGCATAATCAGGCGGGCTACGCCGACATCGTTCTGCTGGTGCCGGAAAACGCCGCGCCGGAAGGGCTGCGCGAGCTCTGGAAGCGTGGCGAAGACTGCATCTGCGACTAG
- a CDS encoding M4 family metallopeptidase, with product MNQSRYPTVIPPYILRRIIDHGSEPQQQKARQTLTHVQTLMAHQPKETAAAHVSAKGKLERDIYDAQNRETLPGELVRREGAPSNGDVAVDEAYDYLGVTHDFFWKAYKRDSLDNKGLVLSGTVHYGQEYQNAFWNGQQMVFGDGDGEIFNRFTIAIDVVGHELSHGVTETEAGLIYFEQAGALNESLSDVFGSLVKQYQRQQTADQADWIIGEGLLAEDINGKGLRSMSEPGTAYDDPLLGKDPQPGHMKDYVKTREDNGGVHINSGIPNRAFYLAATAIGGYAWEKAGYAWYDTVCDRSLSQNADFASFAKLTIEQGRKRSGDSVAQAIEQAWKTTGVL from the coding sequence ATGAACCAGTCACGTTATCCAACCGTTATTCCCCCGTACATCCTGCGCCGCATTATCGATCATGGCTCAGAGCCCCAGCAGCAGAAAGCGCGCCAGACCCTCACCCACGTCCAGACCCTGATGGCGCATCAGCCCAAAGAGACCGCTGCCGCGCATGTCTCCGCCAAAGGCAAGCTGGAGCGCGATATCTATGACGCGCAGAACCGCGAAACGCTGCCAGGCGAGCTTGTGCGCCGCGAAGGCGCGCCATCCAACGGCGACGTCGCCGTGGACGAAGCCTACGACTATCTGGGCGTGACGCACGATTTTTTCTGGAAAGCGTATAAGCGCGATTCGCTCGACAACAAAGGCCTTGTGCTCAGCGGTACGGTACATTACGGGCAGGAATACCAGAACGCCTTCTGGAACGGCCAGCAGATGGTCTTTGGCGACGGCGATGGCGAAATCTTCAATCGCTTTACTATCGCCATTGACGTGGTGGGCCATGAGCTTAGCCACGGCGTGACGGAAACCGAAGCCGGGCTTATCTATTTCGAACAGGCGGGCGCGCTCAACGAATCGCTTTCTGACGTCTTCGGCTCGCTGGTGAAACAGTATCAGCGCCAGCAGACGGCAGATCAGGCGGACTGGATCATCGGCGAAGGGCTACTGGCGGAAGACATCAACGGCAAAGGGCTGCGCTCGATGTCAGAGCCAGGCACCGCGTATGATGACCCGCTGCTCGGCAAAGATCCACAGCCCGGCCACATGAAAGATTATGTGAAAACCCGCGAGGATAACGGCGGCGTGCATATCAATTCCGGCATACCTAACCGCGCGTTTTATCTCGCGGCGACAGCCATCGGCGGGTACGCCTGGGAGAAAGCCGGTTATGCGTGGTATGACACGGTTTGTGACCGCTCACTCTCGCAAAATGCGGATTTCGCCAGCTTCGCGAAGCTGACTATCGAGCAGGGGCGTAAACGCTCCGGCGACAGTGTGGCGCAGGCAATTGAACAGGCGTGGAAAACCACAGGGGTGTTGTGA
- the xseA gene encoding exodeoxyribonuclease VII large subunit, whose protein sequence is MPLTQTPSIFTVSRLNQSVRLLLEQEMGQVWISGEISNFTQPASGHWYFTLKDDTAQVRCAMFRNSNRRVTFRPQHGQQVLVRANITLYEPRGDYQIIVESMQPAGEGLLQQRYEQLKQQLAAEGLFDPALKKPLPSPARQVGVITSKTGAALHDVLNVLRRRDPSLPVVIYPTAVQGDDAPAQIVRAIELANLRDECDVLIVGRGGGSLEDLWSFNDERVARAIFASRIPVVSAVGHETDVTIADFVADLRAPTPSAAAEIVSRNQLELLRQVQALQQRLEMAMDYSLANRQQRFTRLHHRLEQQHPQLRLARQQTLLMRLRQRMDNALDSRMRQATQRQTRLMQRLNQQQPLPRLHRASARVQQLEYRLGQIIAARLSHTRERFGNAITHLEAVSPLATLARGYSVTTAQDGNVLKATKQVRPGDMLTTRLADGWVESEVRQITPAKKTRKKKTG, encoded by the coding sequence ATGCCGCTTACTCAGACACCCTCAATTTTTACCGTCAGCCGCCTTAACCAGAGCGTGCGTCTGCTGCTTGAGCAGGAGATGGGCCAGGTCTGGATCAGCGGCGAAATCTCCAACTTCACTCAGCCCGCGTCCGGTCACTGGTACTTTACGCTCAAAGACGACACCGCCCAGGTGCGCTGTGCGATGTTTCGCAACAGCAATCGTCGCGTGACGTTCCGCCCCCAACATGGCCAGCAGGTGCTGGTGCGCGCCAATATCACGCTCTACGAGCCGCGCGGCGACTATCAAATCATCGTCGAAAGCATGCAGCCTGCCGGTGAAGGCTTGCTTCAACAGCGCTATGAACAGCTTAAGCAGCAGCTCGCCGCCGAAGGGTTGTTCGATCCGGCGCTGAAAAAGCCGCTGCCCTCCCCGGCGCGCCAGGTGGGCGTGATTACGTCGAAAACCGGCGCAGCGCTGCACGATGTGCTGAATGTCTTACGCCGTCGCGATCCGTCGTTACCGGTGGTTATCTACCCGACCGCCGTACAGGGCGACGACGCGCCCGCGCAGATTGTGCGCGCCATTGAGCTTGCCAACCTGCGTGATGAATGCGACGTGTTAATCGTCGGGCGTGGCGGCGGCTCGCTGGAAGATTTGTGGAGCTTTAACGACGAACGCGTCGCGCGGGCGATTTTCGCAAGCCGCATTCCGGTCGTCAGCGCGGTCGGCCATGAAACCGACGTCACTATCGCCGATTTCGTCGCGGATCTGCGCGCGCCAACGCCGTCCGCCGCCGCCGAGATAGTCAGCCGCAACCAGCTTGAACTGCTGCGCCAGGTACAGGCCTTGCAGCAGCGTCTGGAAATGGCGATGGACTACTCGCTGGCTAACCGCCAGCAGCGCTTTACGCGCCTGCATCACCGTCTTGAACAGCAGCACCCGCAGCTGCGCCTCGCCCGCCAGCAAACGCTGTTGATGCGCCTGCGCCAGCGTATGGATAACGCGCTGGACAGCCGGATGCGCCAGGCAACGCAGCGTCAGACCCGCCTGATGCAACGTCTGAACCAGCAGCAGCCGCTGCCGCGTCTGCATCGCGCCTCGGCGCGCGTTCAGCAACTGGAGTATCGCCTCGGGCAGATTATCGCGGCCCGCCTGAGCCACACGCGTGAGCGCTTCGGCAACGCCATTACGCATCTGGAGGCCGTCAGCCCGCTCGCAACACTTGCACGCGGCTACAGCGTCACCACGGCGCAGGATGGCAACGTGCTGAAGGCGACGAAGCAGGTGCGGCCCGGCGATATGCTGACTACGCGGCTTGCCGACGGCTGGGTGGAAAGCGAAGTGCGTCAAATTACACCCGCCAAAAAAACGCGCAAAAAGAAAACCGGATAA
- the guaB gene encoding IMP dehydrogenase: MLRIAKEALTFDDVLLVPAHSTVLPNTADLSTQLTKTIRLNIPMLSAAMDTVTEARLAIALAQEGGIGFIHKNMSIERQAEEVRRVKKHESGVVTDPQTVLPTTTLREVKELTERNGFAGYPVVTEENELVGIITGRDVRFVTDLNQPVSVYMTPKARLVTVREGESRDVVLAKMHEKRVEKALVVDESFHLRGMITVKDFQKAERKPNACKDEQGRLRVGAAVGAGAGNEERVDALVAAGVDVLLIDSSHGHSEGVLQRIRETRAKYPDLQIIGGNVATAAGAKALADAGVSAVKVGIGPGSICTTRIVTGVGVPQITAVADAVEALEGTGIPVIADGGIRFSGDIAKAIAAGASVVMVGSMLAGTDESPGEIELYQGRAYKSYRGMGSLGAMSKGSSDRYFQTDNAADKLVPEGIEGRVAYKGRLKEIIHQQMGGLRSCMGLTGCATIDELRTKAEFVRISGAGIQESHVHDVTITKESPNYRMGS, from the coding sequence ATGCTACGTATCGCTAAAGAAGCACTGACGTTTGACGACGTCCTCCTCGTTCCCGCTCACTCTACCGTTCTGCCGAACACCGCAGATCTCAGCACGCAACTGACCAAAACCATCCGCTTGAACATCCCGATGCTTTCTGCGGCGATGGATACTGTCACGGAAGCGCGTCTGGCGATTGCCCTGGCGCAGGAAGGCGGCATCGGCTTTATCCACAAAAACATGTCTATCGAGCGCCAGGCGGAAGAAGTTCGCCGCGTGAAAAAACATGAATCCGGCGTCGTGACTGACCCGCAGACCGTCCTGCCGACCACCACCCTGCGTGAAGTGAAAGAATTGACCGAGCGCAACGGCTTCGCAGGCTACCCGGTTGTGACTGAAGAGAACGAACTGGTCGGTATCATCACCGGGCGCGACGTGCGCTTCGTGACCGATCTGAATCAGCCGGTCAGTGTTTACATGACGCCGAAAGCGCGTCTGGTGACCGTTCGCGAAGGCGAATCCCGCGACGTTGTGTTGGCGAAAATGCACGAAAAACGCGTTGAGAAAGCGCTGGTCGTGGATGAGAGCTTCCACCTGCGCGGCATGATCACCGTAAAAGATTTCCAGAAAGCCGAACGTAAACCGAACGCCTGTAAAGACGAGCAGGGCCGTCTGCGCGTCGGTGCGGCGGTGGGCGCGGGTGCCGGTAACGAAGAGCGTGTTGACGCGCTGGTTGCCGCAGGCGTTGACGTGCTGCTGATTGACTCTTCTCACGGCCACTCCGAAGGCGTGCTGCAACGCATTCGCGAAACCCGCGCGAAATACCCGGATCTGCAAATCATCGGCGGTAACGTCGCGACGGCCGCAGGCGCGAAAGCCCTGGCGGACGCAGGCGTCAGTGCGGTGAAAGTGGGCATCGGTCCTGGTTCTATCTGTACCACCCGTATCGTAACCGGCGTGGGCGTACCGCAGATCACCGCCGTGGCGGACGCGGTAGAAGCGCTGGAAGGCACCGGTATTCCGGTTATCGCGGACGGCGGCATTCGTTTCTCAGGCGATATCGCCAAAGCGATCGCGGCGGGCGCAAGCGTCGTGATGGTTGGCTCCATGCTGGCTGGCACGGATGAATCCCCGGGCGAAATCGAACTCTACCAGGGCCGCGCATATAAATCCTATCGTGGCATGGGCTCGCTCGGCGCGATGTCCAAAGGCTCTTCCGACCGCTATTTCCAGACCGATAACGCCGCTGACAAGCTGGTGCCGGAAGGCATCGAAGGCCGCGTCGCGTATAAAGGCCGTCTGAAAGAAATCATCCACCAGCAGATGGGCGGCCTGCGCTCCTGCATGGGCCTGACCGGCTGCGCTACGATCGACGAACTGCGCACCAAAGCGGAATTCGTGCGCATCAGCGGCGCGGGCATTCAGGAAAGCCACGTTCACGATGTGACCATCACCAAAGAGTCTCCGAACTACCGTATGGGTTCTTAA
- the guaA gene encoding glutamine-hydrolyzing GMP synthase, translated as MTDNIHKHRILILDFGSQYTQLVARRVRELGVYCELWAWDVTEEQIRGFNPNGIILSGGPESTTEENSPRAPEYVFNAGVPVLGVCYGMQTMAMQLGGHVEGSNEREFGYAQVEVKTDSALVRGIEDALSADGNPLLDVWMSHGDKVTAIPSDFVTVASTETCPFAIMANEEKRFYGVQFHPEVTHTRQGLRMLERFVRDICECEALWTPAKIIDDAVERIRQQVGNDRVILGLSGGVDSSVTAMLLHRAIGDRLTCVFVDNGLLRLNEAEQVMDMFGDHFGLNIVHVPAEARFLDALAGIDEPEAKRKTIGRVFVEVFDEEALKLEDVKWLAQGTIYPDVIESAASATGKAHVIKSHHNVGGLPKEMKMGLVEPLKELFKDEVRKIGLELGLPYDMLYRHPFPGPGLGVRVLGEVKKEYCDLLRRADAIFIEELRRADLYDKVSQAFAVFLPVRSVGVMGDGRKYDWVVSLRAVETIDFMTAHWAHLPYDFLGRVSNRIINEINGISRVVYDISGKPPATIEWE; from the coding sequence ATGACGGACAACATTCATAAGCATCGTATCCTAATCCTCGACTTCGGTTCTCAGTACACCCAACTGGTGGCCCGCCGCGTGCGTGAGCTGGGCGTTTACTGTGAACTGTGGGCCTGGGACGTGACGGAAGAGCAAATCCGCGGCTTTAATCCGAACGGAATTATCCTTTCCGGCGGCCCGGAGAGCACCACTGAAGAGAACAGCCCGCGCGCGCCGGAATATGTCTTTAACGCCGGTGTGCCGGTGCTTGGCGTTTGCTACGGTATGCAGACCATGGCGATGCAGCTGGGCGGCCATGTGGAAGGTTCTAACGAGCGTGAATTTGGTTATGCGCAGGTAGAAGTTAAAACCGACAGCGCGCTGGTGCGTGGTATTGAAGATGCGCTGAGCGCCGACGGCAACCCACTGCTGGATGTCTGGATGAGCCACGGCGATAAAGTGACCGCCATTCCGTCTGATTTCGTGACCGTCGCCAGCACCGAAACCTGTCCGTTCGCGATCATGGCGAACGAAGAGAAGCGTTTCTACGGCGTGCAGTTCCACCCGGAAGTGACCCACACCCGTCAGGGCCTGCGTATGCTGGAGCGCTTTGTGCGCGACATCTGTGAGTGCGAAGCGCTGTGGACGCCGGCGAAAATCATCGACGACGCGGTTGAGCGCATTCGTCAGCAGGTGGGTAACGATCGCGTGATCCTGGGCCTCTCCGGCGGCGTGGATTCCTCAGTGACCGCCATGCTGCTGCACCGCGCGATTGGCGACCGTCTGACCTGTGTATTTGTTGATAACGGCCTGCTGCGCCTGAACGAAGCCGAGCAGGTGATGGATATGTTCGGCGACCATTTCGGCCTTAACATCGTTCACGTTCCGGCGGAAGCGCGCTTCCTTGACGCGCTGGCGGGCATCGACGAGCCGGAAGCCAAGCGTAAAACCATCGGCCGCGTATTTGTGGAAGTGTTCGACGAAGAAGCGCTGAAGCTAGAAGATGTGAAATGGCTGGCGCAGGGCACTATCTACCCGGATGTGATTGAATCTGCGGCGTCTGCCACCGGCAAAGCGCACGTGATCAAATCTCACCACAACGTGGGCGGCCTGCCGAAAGAGATGAAAATGGGCCTCGTCGAGCCGCTCAAAGAGCTGTTTAAAGACGAAGTGCGCAAAATTGGTCTGGAGCTGGGCCTGCCGTATGACATGCTCTATCGCCACCCGTTCCCGGGGCCGGGTCTCGGTGTGCGCGTGCTGGGCGAAGTGAAAAAAGAGTACTGCGACCTGCTGCGCCGCGCCGATGCTATCTTCATCGAAGAGCTGCGCCGTGCGGATCTCTACGACAAAGTGAGCCAGGCATTCGCGGTGTTCCTGCCGGTGCGCTCTGTCGGCGTGATGGGCGATGGCCGTAAGTATGACTGGGTCGTCTCACTGCGTGCGGTCGAAACCATCGACTTTATGACCGCTCACTGGGCGCATCTGCCATACGATTTCCTGGGCCGCGTTTCCAACCGTATTATCAATGAAATCAACGGCATTTCCCGTGTGGTTTATGATATCAGCGGTAAGCCGCCCGCGACGATTGAGTGGGAATGA
- a CDS encoding IS1-like element IS1B family transposase (programmed frameshift), producing the protein MASVSISCPSCSATDGVVRNGKSTAGHQRYLCSHCRKTWQLQFTYTASQPGTHQKIIDMDMNGVGCRATARIMGVGLNTIFRHFKKLRPQSVTSRIQPGSDVIVCAEMDEQWGYVGAKSRQRWLFYAYDRLRKTVVAHVFGERTMATQGRLMSLLSPFDVVIWMTDGWPLYESRLKGKLHVISKRYTQRIERHNLNLRQHLARLGRKSLSFSKSVELHDKVIGHYLNIKHYQ; encoded by the exons GTGGCTTCTGTTTCTATCAGCTGTCCCTCCTGTTCAGCTACTGACGGGGTGGTGCGTAACGGCAAAAGCACCGCCGGACATCAGCGCTATCTCTGCTCTCACTGCCGTAAAACATGGCAACTGCAGTTCACTTACACCGCTTCTCAACCCGGTACGCACCAGAAAATCATTGATATGGACATGAATGGCGTTGGATGCCGGGCAACCGCCCGCATTATGGGCGTTGGCCTCAACACGATTTTCCGCCATT TTAAAAAACTCAGGCCGCAGTCGGTAACCTCGCGCATACAGCCGGGCAGTGACGTCATCGTCTGCGCGGAAATGGACGAACAGTGGGGATACGTCGGGGCTAAATCGCGCCAGCGCTGGCTGTTTTACGCGTATGACAGGCTCCGGAAGACGGTTGTTGCGCACGTATTCGGTGAACGCACTATGGCGACGCAGGGGCGTCTTATGAGCCTGCTGTCACCCTTTGACGTGGTGATATGGATGACGGATGGCTGGCCGCTGTATGAATCCCGCCTGAAGGGAAAGCTGCACGTAATCAGCAAGCGATATACGCAGCGAATTGAGCGGCATAACCTGAATCTGAGGCAGCACCTGGCACGGCTGGGACGGAAGTCGCTGTCGTTCTCAAAATCGGTGGAGCTGCATGACAAAGTCATCGGGCATTATCTGAACATAAAACACTATCAATAA
- a CDS encoding L-cysteine desulfidase family protein, translating to MNTIHTAGLWENFLQIVKTEVKPALGCTEPVSLALAAATAASFLAGDAQRLEATVSPNLMKNGMGVTIPGTGMTGLPVAAALGALCGDPACGLEVLKNVTQTDVTEAIRWTAQKQVRIAIDPDCKAVLYARVRVWHGEHHATATIADDHTNIIRIEQGDRVIFHRDASAQKNLTVNLPAFFQDISLKDILHFARNAAFRDIAFILDAAALNDALSLEGLRQEWGLHIGATLARQRGRELIGDDLLTRILIRSSAASDARMGGAPLPAMSNSGSGNQGIAATMPVVVVAEYTQASQEQLARALMLSHLTAVYIHSKLPTLSALCAASTASMGAAAGMAWLLGGDLKTIAMAINSMVGDITGIICDGASNSCAMKVSTGAACALKAVLMALDNTAVTGREGIVCDDVEDSLNALCSLACHAMQYTDKQIITMMMHKPV from the coding sequence ATGAACACTATACACACTGCCGGGCTGTGGGAGAATTTCCTACAGATTGTGAAAACTGAAGTGAAACCGGCGCTGGGCTGTACTGAACCTGTCTCTCTCGCGCTGGCGGCCGCTACGGCGGCATCCTTTCTTGCGGGAGATGCGCAGCGCCTGGAAGCGACCGTATCACCGAACCTGATGAAAAACGGTATGGGAGTCACGATCCCCGGAACGGGGATGACAGGTTTGCCGGTGGCGGCAGCGCTGGGCGCTTTATGCGGGGATCCAGCATGCGGTCTGGAGGTGCTTAAGAATGTCACCCAGACTGATGTCACCGAAGCCATACGGTGGACTGCGCAAAAGCAGGTGCGGATCGCTATTGATCCTGACTGCAAAGCGGTGCTGTATGCGCGGGTTCGGGTCTGGCATGGAGAGCATCATGCCACGGCCACTATTGCTGACGATCATACCAACATCATCCGTATTGAGCAGGGCGACAGGGTGATTTTTCATCGCGACGCCAGCGCGCAGAAAAACCTTACGGTGAATCTGCCTGCGTTCTTCCAGGATATTTCGCTGAAGGATATTTTACACTTCGCCCGGAATGCCGCCTTTAGGGATATTGCGTTTATTCTTGATGCGGCTGCACTAAATGACGCGCTTTCTCTGGAAGGGCTGCGTCAAGAATGGGGGTTGCATATTGGCGCCACGCTGGCGCGGCAGCGCGGGCGGGAGCTTATCGGCGATGATTTGTTAACCCGTATTCTCATCCGTTCTTCTGCGGCTTCTGATGCACGTATGGGGGGCGCACCTCTGCCCGCCATGAGTAATTCCGGTTCAGGGAACCAGGGGATTGCGGCCACCATGCCGGTAGTGGTGGTCGCAGAATATACTCAGGCAAGCCAGGAACAACTGGCGCGGGCGCTGATGCTCTCACACCTGACGGCGGTCTATATTCACAGCAAACTGCCGACGCTATCCGCACTTTGCGCGGCGTCCACGGCCTCAATGGGAGCGGCGGCAGGGATGGCCTGGCTGCTGGGCGGCGATCTGAAAACCATTGCTATGGCGATTAACAGTATGGTAGGGGATATCACCGGCATAATCTGCGACGGCGCTTCGAACAGCTGTGCCATGAAAGTCTCTACCGGGGCAGCCTGCGCGCTCAAAGCGGTGCTGATGGCGCTCGATAATACGGCGGTTACAGGCCGGGAAGGGATTGTCTGCGACGATGTTGAGGATTCGCTGAACGCGCTTTGCTCGCTGGCCTGTCACGCAATGCAATATACCGATAAACAAATTATTACCATGATGATGCATAAACCTGTCTGA
- a CDS encoding YfgG family protein, translating into MSQATSIRRRDRFNGRMTRIVLLISFLFFFGRFIYSAIGAWYHHQDKVQAQQISMPLDASSQQQQQR; encoded by the coding sequence GTGTCACAGGCCACCAGCATACGAAGACGGGACAGATTCAACGGTCGAATGACCCGTATTGTACTGCTTATCAGTTTTCTTTTCTTCTTTGGTCGCTTTATCTACTCCGCCATCGGCGCGTGGTATCACCACCAGGATAAAGTCCAGGCCCAGCAAATCAGCATGCCTCTCGACGCCTCCTCGCAGCAACAGCAGCAGCGCTAG
- a CDS encoding sensor domain-containing phosphodiesterase, whose product MLSVETLKKNKDQWWALPLVLPLLLLPLARAGNTYVHIEGGLVVLYYLPLSLFSAFLMIYGRRALPGIGLGIVVYYHRNVGLLDLSVTLLNFFVPITLSWAGYRIFAPGQHAVSWWHSRSGAQRMFWLVFFNASVFMLFYQIAAFLGLYERPTSLTGDNPFTVLTLISYQAVLVGCLTGMPFFYLLIRVLCHPRYLKSFLSQARAQRDKKVSKIEVVVWLGVILFLLGCLVQPTGDSSSLFSTTYTLSLLLPVMLWGAMRFGYFFITTVWMPVLAVLCHFYYLYFPSVPGYETQMVVNTSSYGVFSLVIVFMALTATRQRTMHLRGRRLALIDPLSHMPNLRALNRDLGKAPWSVLCFMRIPELELLGRNYGVMLRILYKQQMAAWLRQILLPDELAYQLSGHDLVLRIHTESYLERIDALDKRVRQFRFMWDGMPLQPQVGISYSFVRSPVTHLHLLLGEMSTMADLSLATNQPESLQCRGANHVQKAVKLKVDMLNRLQQALDNHHFRLMAQRIEGMRGDSYYEILLRMRGDDGELIAPENFLPVAHEFGLSSRIDLMVLESTLQFMDEWREQLPGSRFSINLTPATVCRVPFPGEVQRLLARYHIEPWQLIFEITESQSFTNVEQTQMTLSRLRAMGCSIAIDDFGTGYASYARLKSINADILKIDGSFIRNIVTSSLDYQIVESMCHLARMKNMQVVAEYVESEEIKNVACSLGIDYLQGYVIGKPQPLESLIAAKPQAQA is encoded by the coding sequence ATGTTATCGGTTGAAACACTCAAGAAAAATAAAGATCAGTGGTGGGCTCTGCCGCTGGTGTTACCGCTGTTGTTATTACCACTCGCCCGCGCAGGCAATACTTACGTGCATATTGAAGGCGGTCTGGTGGTGCTTTATTACCTGCCGCTGTCGCTGTTTAGCGCCTTTCTGATGATTTATGGCCGTCGCGCGCTGCCCGGCATCGGCCTTGGCATCGTTGTCTATTATCACCGCAATGTGGGGTTATTAGATCTCTCGGTCACGCTGCTGAATTTCTTTGTCCCGATAACGCTGAGCTGGGCAGGCTACCGTATTTTCGCGCCAGGTCAGCACGCGGTTTCCTGGTGGCATTCACGCAGCGGCGCGCAGCGTATGTTCTGGCTGGTGTTCTTTAACGCCTCGGTCTTTATGCTGTTTTACCAGATAGCCGCGTTTCTCGGGCTCTATGAACGTCCAACGTCACTGACGGGCGATAATCCTTTTACCGTATTGACGCTTATCAGCTATCAGGCCGTACTGGTCGGCTGCCTTACGGGGATGCCTTTTTTCTATCTGCTGATTCGCGTGCTGTGCCACCCGCGCTATCTGAAGAGTTTTCTCTCGCAGGCGCGTGCCCAGCGCGATAAGAAAGTCAGCAAAATCGAAGTGGTTGTCTGGCTCGGCGTGATTCTGTTCCTGCTTGGCTGTCTGGTGCAGCCGACGGGCGACAGCAGTTCGCTGTTCAGTACCACCTATACGCTTTCATTACTGTTGCCCGTGATGCTCTGGGGCGCGATGCGGTTTGGCTATTTCTTCATCACAACCGTCTGGATGCCGGTGCTGGCTGTGTTATGTCATTTCTATTATCTCTACTTCCCGTCGGTACCCGGCTACGAAACCCAGATGGTGGTCAATACCTCCAGCTATGGCGTCTTTTCGCTGGTGATTGTCTTTATGGCGCTGACGGCCACCCGCCAGCGCACGATGCATCTGCGCGGCCGTCGTCTGGCGTTAATCGATCCGTTAAGCCACATGCCGAATCTGCGTGCGCTGAACCGGGATCTCGGCAAAGCGCCCTGGTCAGTGCTGTGCTTTATGCGTATTCCCGAGCTTGAGCTGCTGGGGCGCAACTATGGCGTCATGCTGCGCATTCTCTATAAACAGCAGATGGCGGCGTGGTTGCGCCAGATCCTGCTGCCGGATGAGCTGGCGTACCAGCTTTCCGGGCACGATTTAGTGCTGCGTATTCACACGGAATCGTATCTTGAGCGCATCGACGCGCTGGATAAACGCGTGCGGCAGTTCCGCTTTATGTGGGATGGTATGCCGTTACAGCCGCAGGTGGGTATCAGTTACAGCTTTGTGCGCTCGCCGGTCACGCATCTGCATTTGTTGCTTGGTGAAATGAGCACCATGGCGGATCTGTCGCTTGCCACCAATCAGCCCGAAAGCTTGCAGTGTCGTGGCGCAAACCACGTGCAGAAAGCTGTAAAGCTGAAAGTGGATATGCTCAACCGCCTCCAGCAGGCGCTAGATAATCATCATTTCCGGTTGATGGCGCAGCGTATCGAAGGGATGCGCGGCGACAGCTACTACGAAATTCTGTTGCGTATGCGCGGTGATGACGGCGAACTGATTGCCCCGGAGAATTTCCTGCCGGTAGCGCATGAGTTCGGTCTCTCGTCGCGCATCGATCTGATGGTGCTGGAAAGTACACTGCAATTTATGGATGAGTGGCGCGAACAGCTGCCAGGCAGCCGTTTCTCTATCAACCTGACGCCTGCCACAGTCTGTCGCGTGCCGTTTCCGGGCGAGGTCCAGCGGCTGCTGGCGCGTTATCACATTGAGCCCTGGCAACTGATTTTTGAAATCACTGAAAGCCAGTCGTTCACGAATGTCGAACAGACGCAAATGACGCTCTCGCGACTGCGAGCAATGGGGTGTAGCATTGCAATTGACGATTTCGGCACCGGCTATGCGAGCTACGCGCGGCTGAAAAGCATCAATGCCGATATTTTAAAAATCGACGGCAGTTTTATTCGCAATATCGTGACCAGCAGTCTGGATTATCAGATTGTTGAATCGATGTGCCATCTGGCGCGGATGAAAAATATGCAGGTGGTGGCGGAGTATGTTGAAAGCGAAGAGATCAAAAACGTCGCTTGTTCGCTCGGTATCGATTATCTGCAGGGCTATGTGATTGGTAAGCCGCAACCGCTGGAGTCGCTTATCGCGGCGAAGCCCCAAGCGCAGGCATAA